A stretch of the Aegilops tauschii subsp. strangulata cultivar AL8/78 chromosome 4, Aet v6.0, whole genome shotgun sequence genome encodes the following:
- the LOC109739574 gene encoding uncharacterized protein: protein MTHLDTKPISIGGSPNHSQSPEAHSRIRDDETQDTEAGKSLNEKLTCANGSNDSSPQHRELPPPEVFTSVGDADMQDSVQSLSEKLSAALLTISAKEDLVKQHAKVAEDAVAGWEHAEGEVSNLKRLLDASSLKNASLEDQVSHLDGALKECVRQLRQAREEHEEKIRDAVAKKSHELESEMSELQNNIADLQQQLEASDLREKLQVAEKESKDLKIELLTLSKELKMLALERDLSNQAAETASKQHLESVKKITRVEAECRRLRHVTHRTSLANDSSRPVPNNACMESLTDSQSDSGEHMLAIDSEVKNSDLWASALIGELDQFKNGNEGTRDLVNNPVEIDLMDDFLEMEKLAALPEADHTSSSFGTETDSDRAVARDISRGETEALQHQVMDLQAKVEKIEHEKKELEMALAEARNQLDTSCDTLMAANSKLVDLQMQLNLANESKGAALGQADRLDGERKSVALQLESKSAEVEKLQGVVTSLEESGASKELELELQLESTTAEVANLRKTVASLEEKIDAVKTLSAQYKADADMAKAAKDTLETQLRSANTEIGQLRGIIETLESEVQKGKMSHKEFVAQIEAWKTESERTLLVESAKESLESQLLVANSEIAKLHVMVNALESDVAKEREYSSEVKMQLEAVEGIRKVLGSELESAHQETMKLQEKVLSLEVRLKEQSVLLVEFTAKAEDAMSARKAMGSQLEEANLELAKLTNKVSLLQGKIEQEKLLSEEYEAKCRKLEAQLSRDSREAKLWRLANTNGDLKFKQEKEVASAAGKLAECQRTIANLGLQLKSLTNLDSVMTEPGKLESKDTLLDFREDGTEPLADESYGLHLPMSNGGCASPVPRAQSPSSRRSVFSGYRRSVATGAEQGSEM, encoded by the exons GATACCAAACCTATCTCCATTGGTGGTTCCCCAAATCATAGCCAATCACCTGAAGCTCACTCAAGAATTAGAGACGATGAAACCCAAGACACTGAAGCAGGAAAATCATTGAATGAGAAGCTAACATGCGCAAATGGGTCAAATGATTCTTCCCCACAGCATCGTGAACTACCACCGCCAGAGGTCTTTACAAGTGTAGGAGATGCTGATATGCAGGATTCTGTGCAGAGTTTAAGTGAGAAGCTCTCTGCTGCTCTTTTGACTATTAGTGCTAAAGAGGACCTGGTGAAGCAGCATGCAAAAGTCGCAGAAGATGCTGTTGCAG GTTGGGAGCATGCTGAAGGTGAAGTTAGTAACCTGAAGCGGCTACTTGATGCTTCATCTCTGAAGAATGCCTCTCTGGAGGACCAAGTCAGCCACTTGGATGGTGCCCTCAAGGAATGCGTCAGGCAGCTTCGCCAGGCACGAGAAGAACATGAGGAGAAAATCCGTGATGCAGTTGCTAAGAAGTCCCATGAATTGGAGTCTGAGATGTCTGAGCTCCAGAACAATATCGCTGACCTGCAACAGCAGCTTGAAGCCTCCGATCTGCGGGAAAAACTTCAGGTAGCAGAGAAAGAAAGCAAGGATCTCAAGATTGAGTTGCTCACTCTGTCCAAGGAATTGAAGATGCTCGCACTGGAAAGAGACCTGAGCAACCAAGCAGCAGAGACAGCGAGCAAACAACACTTGGAAAGTGTCAAAAAAATTACAAGAGTCGAGGCAGAATGCCGTAGGCTACGCCATGTGACACATAGAACTTCCTTAGCTAATGATTCTTCTAGGCCTGTTCCAAACAATGCTTGCATGGAATCTCTGACTGACAGCCAGTCTGACAGTGGGGAGCATATGCTAGCTATTGACAGTGAAGTAAAAAATTCTGATCTGTGGGCCTCAGCTCTTATAGGAGAACTCGATCAGTTCAAAAACGGCAACGAGGGCACAAGAGATCTTGTAAATAATCCTGTTGAAATTGACCTAATGGATGATTTTCTCGAGATGGAAAAGCTGGCCGCATTGCCTGAAGCAGATCACACGAGCTCTAGCTTTGGAACAGAAACTGATTCTGACCGTGCTGTGGCCAGAGATATCTCAAGAGGCGAAACTGAAGCCCTACAGCACCAGGTTATGGATTTGCAAGCAAAGGTTGAAAAGATCGAACATGAGAAAAAAGAGCTTGAAATGGCCCTTGCGGAGGCTAGAAATCAGCTTGACACGTCATGTGACACTCTCATGGCAGCTAACAGCAAGCTTGTTGACCTGCAGATGCAGTTAAACTTGGCAAACGAGTCCAAAGGTGCTGCTTTAGGACAAGCTGACCGGTTAGATGGTGAGAGGAAGTCAGTGGCATTGCAGTTGGAATCAAAGTCTGCAGAAGTTGAGAAGCTTCAGGGTGTGGTGACTTCATTGGAAGAAAGTGGGGCTAGCAAGGAGTTGGAGTTGGAGTTGCAGTTAGAATCAACTACTGCAGAGGTAGCAAATCTTCGAAAGACGGTGGCATCCTTGGAAGAGAAGATTGATGCAGTGAAAACCTTGTCTGCGCAGTACAAAGCAGATGCAGACATGGCAAAGGCAGCTAAAGACACATTAGAGACACAACTGCGATCTGCAAACACAGAAATTGGGCAACTAAGAGGAATTATTGAAACACTGGAGAGTGAGGTGCAAAAGGGAAAGATGTCTCACAAAGAGTTTGTGGCGCAAATAGAGGCTTGGAAGACTGAATCAGAGAGAACACTTTTGGTGGAATCCGCCAAAGAATCGTTGGAGTCTCAGCTCCTGGTAGCAAACTCAGAAATCGCAAAATTGCATGTAATGGTGAATGCACTGGAGTCTGACGTGGCAAAGGAGAGGGAATATTCTTCAGAAGTCAAGATGCAACTGGAGGCAGTTGAGGGCATCAGAAAGGTTTTGGGGTCTGAGCTTGAGTCTGCGCACCAGGAGACCATGAAGCTCCAGGAGAAGGTGTTGTCACTGGAAGTGAGACTTAAAGAGCAGAGTGTGTTGCTGGTAGAATTCACTGCCAAGGCAGAGGATGCAATGTCTGCGAGGAAGGCAATGGGGAGTCAACTTGAAGAGGCAAATCTGGAACTCGCGAAACTGACAAACAAGGTGAGCTTGCTACAAGGGAAGATTGAGCAGGAGAAGCTGCTCTCAGAAGAGTATGAAGCAAAATGCCGCAAATTGGAAGCTCAGCTGTCAAGGGACAGTCGCGAGGCAAAGCTTTGGCGACTCGCCAACACAAATGGAGACCTGAAGTTCAAGCAG GAGAAGGAGGTCGCCAGCGCTGCAGGGAAGCTCGCGGAGTGCCAGAGGACGATCGCCAACCTCGGGCTTCAGCTGAAATCGCTGACGAACCTTGACAGCGTGATGACCGAGCCTGGCAAGCTGGAATCCAAGGACACGCTGCTGGACTTCAGAGAAGATGGCACTGAGCCGCTCGCCGATGAATCGTACGGTCTGCATCTCCCGATGAGCAACGGGGGCTGCGCCTCGCCTGTTCCCCGGGCGCAGTCCCCGTCGTCGCGGCGCTCGGTGTTCTCGGGTTATCGTCGATCGGTAGCTACAGGAGCAGAGCAAGGGAGTGAGATGTGA